In Candidatus Methylarchaceae archaeon HK02M2, a single window of DNA contains:
- a CDS encoding Lrp/AsnC ligand binding domain-containing protein, with protein sequence MAYILINVDLGTEKYILKEIEKIENVKEAHFVYGVYDIIAKVEADSIDKVKEIITMKIRRLENIKSTLTMMVMEIT encoded by the coding sequence ATGGCATATATATTGATAAATGTAGACCTTGGAACAGAAAAATATATACTGAAAGAAATTGAAAAGATCGAAAATGTAAAGGAAGCTCATTTTGTTTACGGTGTCTATGATATAATAGCTAAGGTTGAAGCTGATTCGATAGATAAGGTAAAGGAAATCATAACTATGAAGATTAGACGCTTAGAGAATATAAAGTCGACACTTACAATGATGGTAATGGAAATTACATAA
- the tfb gene encoding transcription initiation factor IIB (stabilizes TBP binding to an archaeal box-A promoter; responsible for recruiting RNA polymerase II to the pre-initiation complex), whose amino-acid sequence MITSSKKRFVEYSERCPKCGKGPPIEDYICGEILCSSCGYIIKESEIDIYPEWRAFTKEEREAKARVGIPLSLAVFDKCLATMLDDSRRDASGRRLTHQERVIAQRMKKWDIRSQMEMSSHRNLKRALTELDKSADKLKVSNNVVERAAYIYRKALKKNLVRGRSILSIITASLYAACRETDTPRTLNDVIEASGVEKKDVARSYRLLHRELKLKMPVVDSLKYVSKIANKATIPERTSRKALQILKEAKRTKISAGKDPIGLAASALYIACLLDGRARTQKEIAKAAGVTEVTIRNRYKSLREGIRSTETTELERLTIR is encoded by the coding sequence ATGATAACTTCCTCAAAAAAAAGATTTGTCGAATATTCTGAGCGTTGTCCTAAATGTGGAAAAGGGCCTCCAATAGAGGATTATATATGCGGTGAAATTCTTTGTAGTAGTTGTGGATACATCATTAAAGAAAGTGAAATAGACATTTATCCAGAATGGAGAGCCTTTACAAAAGAGGAAAGGGAAGCAAAAGCAAGGGTTGGCATACCTTTGTCCTTAGCTGTATTTGATAAATGTTTAGCAACAATGCTTGATGATAGTAGAAGAGATGCATCTGGTAGGAGACTTACACATCAAGAGAGAGTAATAGCCCAAAGAATGAAAAAGTGGGATATCAGAAGTCAGATGGAAATGTCTTCTCATAGAAACCTTAAACGAGCTCTAACCGAACTAGATAAATCGGCCGACAAGTTAAAAGTAAGCAATAATGTTGTTGAGAGGGCAGCTTATATTTACAGAAAAGCTCTGAAAAAGAATCTTGTGAGAGGCCGCTCAATCTTATCTATCATTACCGCTTCTTTGTATGCGGCATGCAGAGAGACCGATACGCCTAGAACCTTGAATGATGTAATCGAAGCTAGTGGAGTTGAAAAGAAAGATGTTGCCAGAAGTTATAGACTTCTCCATAGAGAATTAAAGTTAAAGATGCCTGTTGTAGATTCACTGAAATATGTATCAAAAATCGCCAACAAAGCCACAATCCCTGAGAGGACCAGTAGGAAAGCTTTACAAATTCTTAAGGAAGCAAAAAGAACTAAAATATCAGCTGGAAAAGACCCCATAGGACTGGCAGCATCAGCATTGTATATCGCTTGTCTTCTTGACGGAAGAGCTAGAACTCAAAAAGAAATTGCTAAAGCGGCTGGTGTTACAGAAGTTACAATAAGAAATCGTTATAAAAGCCTGAGGGAGGGCATTAGATCTACAGAGACAACAGAATTAGAAAGACTAACTATCAGATAG
- the mobB gene encoding molybdopterin-guanine dinucleotide biosynthesis protein B, with protein sequence MVKVVAVIGSKDSGKTSTIEYLISNFKNEGFKVGSVKHVHKPDFTIDIEGKDTWRYAQAGAKVIVLVASREVAIIKKGVPKIKLEEMVKNLEEEGLDIIFIEGFRSITAERGDICKIITAKDEEDLEKIMKDMIPPVVAITGKVAKINPKLRNLGVPIIDLNIEGNKLIQIVKNHLI encoded by the coding sequence ATGGTAAAAGTAGTCGCTGTAATAGGAAGTAAAGATTCTGGAAAGACCTCGACAATAGAGTATCTTATCTCTAACTTTAAAAATGAAGGTTTCAAAGTAGGTTCGGTTAAGCATGTCCATAAGCCAGATTTTACTATTGACATTGAGGGCAAAGATACATGGAGATATGCTCAAGCTGGCGCGAAAGTGATCGTTCTTGTTGCTTCAAGAGAAGTAGCTATAATAAAAAAGGGAGTTCCGAAAATCAAGTTAGAAGAAATGGTTAAAAATTTGGAAGAAGAAGGGCTCGACATCATATTCATCGAAGGATTCCGTTCCATTACAGCTGAAAGGGGTGATATTTGCAAGATTATTACGGCCAAGGATGAGGAAGACTTGGAAAAAATCATGAAAGATATGATTCCGCCAGTAGTGGCAATTACTGGGAAAGTTGCAAAAATTAACCCAAAACTTCGCAATTTAGGAGTTCCAATAATAGATTTGAATATTGAGGGAAATAAACTCATCCAGATTGTCAAAAATCATTTAATATGA